A single genomic interval of Phycisphaeraceae bacterium harbors:
- a CDS encoding biotin--[acetyl-CoA-carboxylase] ligase: protein MTEREAMGASPSPFVEPSAEEVERWQSRLDASLRSHTETVGAPTRWVRSVVVVPSIGSTQDLARDRGLVAGEVITALRQTAGRGRFGRGWDDTIDAGTATSFVIPALPAEVLLLRSAVAVAIAIELLRPGALRVGIKWPNDLIAPDGGKLGGILIECVGQVAIVGVGINVLQRTFPPDIAPRARSLGMLGVAVERVEVVERLIISFEQWLDADLNLVRAAYLERDVLRGTMARFRVGDRVVIGRVIEVDPAHGIRIAREGGEEVLPAALTTLAVDPGG from the coding sequence ATGACTGAGCGCGAAGCGATGGGCGCGTCTCCTTCGCCATTCGTGGAGCCGAGCGCCGAGGAAGTCGAGCGTTGGCAGAGCCGACTTGATGCGTCGCTTCGATCGCACACTGAGACGGTCGGAGCGCCGACGCGCTGGGTTCGCTCCGTGGTGGTGGTTCCTTCGATCGGCTCGACTCAGGACCTTGCCCGAGACCGGGGCCTGGTCGCGGGTGAAGTCATCACGGCGCTTCGCCAGACCGCGGGGCGAGGTCGGTTCGGGCGAGGATGGGACGACACCATCGACGCGGGCACGGCGACCTCGTTCGTCATCCCTGCGCTGCCTGCCGAAGTGCTTCTCCTTCGAAGTGCTGTCGCGGTCGCGATCGCCATCGAGTTGCTTCGGCCCGGCGCCCTTCGAGTGGGCATCAAGTGGCCGAACGATCTGATCGCGCCCGATGGCGGCAAGCTCGGCGGCATTCTCATCGAATGCGTCGGTCAGGTTGCGATCGTCGGCGTGGGCATCAATGTCTTGCAGCGGACCTTTCCGCCCGACATCGCCCCGCGCGCCAGAAGTCTCGGCATGCTCGGCGTCGCGGTTGAGCGCGTGGAAGTGGTGGAACGCCTGATCATCTCGTTCGAGCAGTGGCTTGATGCCGATCTCAATCTGGTGCGAGCGGCCTATCTCGAGCGCGATGTCCTGCGGGGCACGATGGCCCGCTTCCGAGTTGGCGACCGGGTCGTGATCGGCCGGGTGATCGAAGTGGACCCCGCCCACGGCATCAGAATCGCCAGGGAAGGGGGCGAGGAGGTTCTTCCTGCTGCGTTGACGACCCTTGCTGTTGATCCCGGGGGGTGA
- a CDS encoding DUF3488 domain-containing protein, producing the protein MTAFSTTLVSIVAFGVARQDLALILMAAVPAAASWIITEGPRGRGLPKWLTTIAVLGILAWTLTQAPFRADPVTLAASVGTFVLWTTVIKLYERKTTRDRRQLLGLSLVLMLSGCLATTDLTFGVLLLGYTVLVILSLVLYRLERGAERSADRYRQVAQGVPPPPPVFGGRAGRHIRRVVTSALVMGGVCSLLFFVLFPRDMMQRLDGFGGAGRVSGFRSEVDLRSTAPIAQSRREVMRVQWIDPAGQPTSSPEPLRLRGAVLDRYDARSARWVTTRDPGRGRPIPTGGEEDFEALGQPPIDLRQQTYTQVVDLRLLSTDRIFSAWAPVAVAYPGVGSVLFSPETFELRDPDWGRGPRVWSYQVKVQPFIGTPGLMALTGPRQSWFEPRFPVQGVAEEARRVLGQVGETPPPSSRLRDDPEFRWEWARQASGIFLRYLQGSGFRYTTDLSGLVLRRGEDPIDAFLRRGRSGHCELFASALCGMLQSVGVEARVVVGFVAVEFESSTSSYIVRELNAHAWVEVRTGPWAWTTVDPTPSATLEALADSSRRWTDPFRWFYDGIDFLWRTRVVAFDAQTQSTMLRGGGERVGEWLRGAVSAVGDWTETVARQFESGGVGRVWAASVVITLVGAVSTVILLRRRERRWRRLLRLDELDGSERRRVRREALFFADALLQLDAAGLAKPETRPPLLHAGVLAKTDAQVGAAFTRLVELYYDIRFAGHAPSRTAQTEAAEHLRRLESALAQRGRP; encoded by the coding sequence GTGACCGCCTTCTCGACAACGCTTGTCTCGATTGTCGCCTTCGGCGTGGCGCGGCAGGATCTGGCGCTGATCCTGATGGCGGCCGTGCCTGCGGCGGCGAGCTGGATCATCACCGAGGGACCGCGCGGTCGTGGTCTGCCCAAGTGGCTGACCACCATCGCGGTGCTGGGAATCCTCGCGTGGACGCTCACGCAGGCGCCCTTCCGCGCCGACCCCGTCACGCTCGCCGCATCAGTCGGCACCTTCGTCCTGTGGACCACCGTCATCAAGCTCTATGAGCGCAAGACAACGCGCGATCGCCGGCAGCTCCTTGGACTCTCGCTGGTCCTGATGCTCTCGGGGTGTCTGGCCACGACGGATCTCACCTTCGGCGTCTTGCTGCTCGGGTACACGGTGCTCGTCATTCTCTCGCTGGTGCTCTATCGACTGGAGCGCGGCGCCGAGCGTTCCGCCGATCGCTATCGACAGGTGGCGCAGGGTGTACCGCCGCCACCGCCCGTGTTCGGTGGGCGCGCCGGGCGCCACATTCGCCGCGTGGTGACGAGCGCCCTTGTGATGGGCGGAGTGTGCAGCCTGCTCTTCTTCGTGCTCTTCCCGCGCGACATGATGCAGCGCCTCGATGGCTTCGGCGGTGCGGGTCGAGTTTCGGGGTTCCGCTCCGAGGTGGACCTGCGATCGACGGCACCCATCGCCCAATCGCGTCGAGAAGTGATGCGCGTGCAGTGGATCGATCCCGCGGGGCAGCCAACCAGTTCACCAGAACCGCTTCGGTTGCGCGGCGCCGTGCTCGATCGATATGACGCTCGATCGGCGCGCTGGGTGACCACCCGCGACCCCGGTCGCGGTCGTCCGATTCCGACGGGCGGCGAGGAAGACTTCGAAGCGCTCGGCCAGCCGCCAATCGATCTTCGGCAGCAGACCTACACGCAGGTGGTTGATCTTCGTCTGCTCAGCACCGATCGCATCTTCTCAGCGTGGGCACCCGTCGCGGTCGCCTATCCCGGCGTCGGCAGCGTGCTCTTCTCCCCGGAGACCTTTGAACTTCGCGATCCGGACTGGGGGCGAGGTCCGCGTGTCTGGAGCTACCAGGTCAAGGTCCAGCCCTTCATCGGAACCCCCGGACTGATGGCGCTCACGGGGCCGCGTCAATCGTGGTTCGAGCCGCGCTTTCCTGTTCAGGGCGTGGCTGAGGAAGCTCGCCGCGTGTTGGGGCAGGTTGGCGAAACTCCGCCACCGTCGAGTCGGCTCCGTGATGATCCGGAGTTCCGCTGGGAGTGGGCGAGACAGGCATCCGGCATCTTCCTGCGATATCTCCAGGGCAGCGGATTCCGATACACGACCGATCTGTCGGGGCTGGTCCTTCGCCGAGGGGAAGATCCCATCGACGCCTTCCTCAGGCGCGGTCGAAGTGGCCACTGCGAGCTCTTCGCCTCGGCGCTCTGCGGCATGCTCCAGTCGGTGGGCGTCGAGGCTCGGGTAGTGGTGGGATTTGTCGCGGTCGAGTTCGAATCCTCCACATCGAGCTACATCGTCCGCGAGCTCAACGCCCATGCGTGGGTTGAAGTGCGAACCGGGCCGTGGGCATGGACCACCGTCGATCCAACGCCGTCCGCGACCCTCGAAGCGCTCGCCGACAGCAGCCGTCGTTGGACCGACCCCTTCCGATGGTTCTATGACGGTATTGATTTCCTCTGGCGAACGCGCGTGGTCGCGTTTGATGCGCAAACCCAGTCCACCATGCTGCGCGGCGGCGGCGAGCGCGTAGGAGAGTGGCTGCGCGGGGCGGTGAGCGCGGTTGGTGATTGGACGGAGACGGTGGCTCGGCAGTTCGAGTCCGGTGGCGTGGGACGAGTATGGGCCGCCTCCGTGGTGATCACGCTGGTTGGAGCCGTCTCGACGGTCATCTTGCTGAGGCGTCGTGAGCGTCGGTGGCGTCGACTGCTTCGTCTTGACGAACTCGACGGGTCGGAGCGGCGGCGCGTCCGCAGGGAGGCGCTCTTCTTTGCCGACGCACTCCTTCAGCTCGATGCGGCGGGTCTGGCGAAACCCGAGACCAGGCCTCCGCTCCTTCACGCGGGCGTGCTCGCCAAGACTGACGCGCAGGTCGGGGCGGCGTTCACTCGACTGGTCGAACTCTACTACGACATCCGCTTCGCGGGCCACGCGCCGTCACGAACGGCACAGACGGAAGCGGCGGAGCACCTTCGACGCCTCGAGTCGGCACTCGCGCAGAGGGGGCGGCCGTGA
- the ppdK gene encoding pyruvate, phosphate dikinase yields MSTLLVPPSQRSRASRSSAPKSRRSGAAAKSAAKAPSAPRRKTKSTSPAAKASKRGVRGGSKPGGKSGAPARAKSSAAKRTGASRGSAPGFIYFFGQSRCDGRGDMKSLLGGKGANLAAMTSIGLPVPPGFTITTEVCNLYYAQGRHMPKALMPELLRAIATLEKETGKRFGDLRNPLLVSVRSGARDSMPGMMDTILNLGLNDHTVEALAHATGNPRFAWDSYRRFVQMYGDVVMGVQKVHENDHEPFEEVMDGLKREVGAVHDTELTTEHLKELVHRYRALIERRTGHHFPTKPLDQLMGAIGAVFSSWMNPRAIVYRQKYRIPAEWGTAVNVQSMVFGNMGDDSGTGVAFTRDPATGENVFYGEYLVNAQGEDVVAGVRTPKPVAEMAHDPQIGRAFKELERVRRTLEKNFGDVQDFEFTIEKKKLYMLQTRNGKRTARAYVRIAHDMVREGLMTPEHAIRSADPEAMNQLLQPIFDTGAHEAARREGRLLSRGLPAGPGAATGEIAFTAERAERLAREGRHVILCRIETSPEDLRGMIAADGILTTRGGVSSHAALVARQMGKVCVAGAGEIVIDYHAGTLICRGLTLREGDAISVDGTTGEVFTGRMATADSELKQVLVSKTLDPAKSEVFRWFDFVMKLADRFRRLGIRTNADTPEQVHHAIAFGAEGIGLCRTEHMFFEGDRIDAMREMILASSDAGRHSALSKLLPYQRTDFEGIFRALDGRPACIRLLDPPLHEFLPHDLEAQQELAVKLGVPVDVISRRVEELHEFNPMLGFRGCRLGVVHSEISRMQARAIFEAAAAVRREGIAVRPEVMVPLVGFRRELELQVEVIRSVAQQVMEESGVRFEYQVGTMIEIPRGAITADDIARSADFFSFGTNDLTQTALGMSRDDSGSFLPRYAELEIVKDNPFATIDAEGVGQLVRIACEKGRATRPDIKLGICGEHGGDPASIRFFEQVGLAYVSCSPFRVPVARLAAAKWAIDLGTTPSRSPAGRSSAGKSKSGGRGSRAARGPRRTKARGGSKSRR; encoded by the coding sequence ATGAGCACGCTTCTTGTTCCGCCGTCTCAGCGCTCGCGCGCGAGTCGTTCATCCGCACCCAAGAGTCGGCGTTCGGGGGCAGCAGCGAAGAGCGCCGCCAAGGCGCCGAGTGCGCCGCGCCGTAAGACGAAGAGCACTTCGCCTGCCGCGAAGGCTTCGAAGCGCGGCGTTCGCGGTGGCTCGAAGCCTGGTGGAAAGAGTGGCGCCCCAGCGCGAGCGAAGTCTTCGGCGGCGAAGCGAACTGGTGCTTCGCGCGGAAGCGCGCCCGGGTTCATCTACTTCTTCGGGCAGAGTCGCTGTGACGGTCGCGGCGACATGAAGTCGCTGCTCGGCGGCAAGGGGGCGAATCTCGCGGCGATGACCTCGATCGGATTGCCCGTGCCCCCGGGGTTCACGATCACGACCGAGGTCTGCAATCTCTACTACGCGCAGGGGCGTCACATGCCGAAGGCGCTCATGCCCGAGCTTCTTCGGGCGATTGCCACGCTCGAGAAGGAGACCGGCAAGCGCTTCGGCGATCTTCGGAACCCGCTGCTCGTCTCGGTTCGCTCCGGTGCCCGCGACTCGATGCCGGGCATGATGGACACGATTCTCAACCTGGGTCTCAACGACCACACGGTCGAAGCTCTCGCCCACGCGACCGGCAACCCGCGCTTCGCGTGGGACAGCTATCGCCGCTTCGTCCAGATGTACGGCGATGTCGTGATGGGTGTGCAGAAGGTCCACGAGAACGACCATGAGCCCTTCGAAGAGGTCATGGATGGCCTCAAGCGCGAGGTCGGCGCCGTCCATGACACGGAACTCACGACCGAGCATCTGAAGGAGCTCGTCCATCGCTACCGCGCGCTCATCGAGCGGCGCACCGGCCATCACTTCCCGACGAAGCCGCTCGACCAGCTCATGGGCGCGATCGGCGCGGTCTTCTCAAGTTGGATGAACCCGCGCGCGATCGTGTACCGCCAGAAGTACCGCATTCCCGCCGAGTGGGGCACCGCGGTGAATGTGCAGAGCATGGTCTTCGGCAACATGGGCGACGACTCGGGCACCGGCGTCGCCTTCACCCGGGACCCGGCGACGGGGGAGAATGTCTTCTACGGCGAGTACCTCGTGAACGCCCAGGGCGAGGATGTCGTCGCCGGCGTACGAACACCGAAGCCCGTCGCGGAGATGGCGCATGATCCGCAGATCGGCCGCGCGTTCAAGGAACTCGAACGAGTTCGGCGCACGCTTGAGAAGAACTTCGGCGATGTGCAGGACTTCGAGTTCACCATCGAGAAGAAGAAGCTCTACATGCTCCAGACGCGCAACGGCAAGCGCACCGCGCGCGCCTATGTGCGGATTGCGCACGACATGGTGCGCGAAGGACTGATGACTCCGGAGCATGCGATCCGCTCCGCCGACCCCGAGGCGATGAACCAGCTCCTCCAGCCGATCTTCGACACGGGAGCGCATGAGGCGGCGCGGCGCGAGGGGCGCCTGCTGAGCCGCGGATTGCCCGCCGGTCCCGGCGCCGCGACGGGCGAGATCGCCTTCACCGCGGAGCGCGCCGAACGCCTCGCTCGCGAGGGGCGCCATGTGATCCTCTGCCGCATCGAGACAAGCCCCGAGGATCTGCGCGGCATGATCGCCGCTGATGGAATCCTGACCACTCGAGGCGGCGTGTCGAGCCATGCGGCACTTGTGGCCCGGCAGATGGGCAAGGTCTGCGTTGCCGGCGCGGGTGAGATCGTCATCGATTACCACGCGGGCACGCTCATCTGTCGCGGCCTCACGCTGCGAGAGGGCGATGCGATTTCCGTCGACGGCACCACGGGCGAGGTCTTCACCGGCCGCATGGCTACTGCGGACAGCGAGTTGAAGCAGGTCCTCGTCTCCAAGACGCTCGATCCCGCCAAGAGCGAAGTCTTCCGCTGGTTCGACTTCGTCATGAAGCTCGCGGATCGCTTCCGTCGCCTCGGCATTCGCACCAACGCCGATACGCCGGAGCAGGTGCATCACGCCATCGCCTTCGGCGCCGAGGGCATCGGCCTCTGCCGCACGGAACACATGTTCTTCGAGGGCGATCGCATCGATGCGATGAGGGAGATGATTCTCGCAAGCAGCGATGCGGGGCGCCACTCGGCGCTGAGCAAGCTGCTGCCCTATCAGCGCACCGATTTCGAGGGGATCTTCCGAGCGCTCGATGGACGGCCGGCATGCATCCGCCTGCTCGACCCGCCGTTGCATGAGTTCCTGCCGCACGATCTGGAGGCACAGCAGGAGCTCGCGGTGAAGCTTGGAGTGCCCGTTGATGTGATTTCGCGCCGGGTGGAGGAGCTGCACGAGTTCAACCCGATGCTTGGCTTCCGAGGGTGCCGCCTGGGCGTCGTGCACTCCGAGATCAGTCGAATGCAGGCGCGGGCGATCTTCGAGGCGGCCGCTGCCGTGCGCCGCGAGGGGATTGCCGTTCGGCCGGAGGTCATGGTTCCGCTCGTCGGCTTCCGTCGCGAGCTCGAACTCCAGGTGGAGGTCATCCGCAGCGTGGCGCAGCAGGTCATGGAAGAGAGCGGCGTGCGCTTCGAGTACCAGGTCGGCACCATGATCGAGATTCCGCGCGGAGCGATCACGGCCGATGACATCGCCCGCAGTGCCGACTTCTTCAGCTTCGGAACCAACGATCTCACGCAGACGGCGCTCGGCATGAGTCGCGACGATTCGGGCAGCTTCCTGCCGCGCTACGCGGAGCTTGAGATCGTCAAGGACAATCCCTTCGCCACCATCGACGCCGAGGGCGTCGGGCAACTGGTGCGCATCGCTTGCGAGAAGGGGCGAGCGACGAGGCCCGACATCAAGCTCGGCATCTGCGGCGAGCATGGCGGCGACCCTGCGTCAATCCGCTTCTTCGAGCAGGTTGGACTCGCCTATGTGAGTTGCTCGCCCTTCCGAGTGCCGGTCGCACGATTGGCCGCGGCGAAGTGGGCGATCGACCTCGGCACGACACCATCGCGCTCACCTGCGGGGCGCTCGAGCGCCGGCAAGTCGAAGTCCGGTGGTCGGGGATCACGCGCGGCTCGTGGGCCACGGAGAACGAAGGCGCGAGGCGGTTCGAAGTCGAGGCGCTGA
- a CDS encoding anthranilate synthase component I family protein, translating into MRVQPLAWSLDPCEVIERWPLTMPLAALISRGGGAHARWSIFGLPRAWSEVARSEKDADDQQRAWRRLVSPGHRSTAPMHDEPSLLPPSAPASGEPTALPFERGWIGFLCYELAQLIEPTSLTRGRLLPGWPLAGGWTCDAALIHDAHSGQWWHSGPASRLPVLEARREHALIHSMRADQAEGTFAAQVSRVRDAILNGDLFQANIAQRWSGKLTGSPRALAVAALEASQARYGAIIERPDGAAVISMSPELFLEVDRCGGVVTRPIKGTLPRERDPSELRRSEKDAAELAMIVDLMRNDLSRVCRPGSVRVVSAREIETHPALHHAVAEVRGRLRHRVGVPELLWATFPPGSVTGAPKVAAMRLIDALEGAPRGPYCGAVGCVADHGTAVFNVAIRTIVLDAPESDGTCTFRYSAGCGIVSDSDPAREEAESELKRAVLDRTAQALSSAAGSTVTPHEAVAASAARQ; encoded by the coding sequence GTGCGCGTGCAACCCCTTGCGTGGTCCCTTGATCCATGCGAAGTGATCGAGCGCTGGCCCCTCACCATGCCGCTCGCGGCGCTCATCTCGCGGGGCGGCGGAGCCCACGCCCGCTGGTCGATCTTCGGTCTGCCGCGCGCGTGGAGTGAAGTCGCCCGTTCAGAGAAGGACGCAGATGACCAGCAGCGTGCATGGCGGCGCCTCGTCTCACCCGGGCATCGCTCGACCGCGCCGATGCACGATGAGCCGTCCCTGCTTCCCCCGTCCGCTCCGGCTTCTGGCGAACCGACGGCGCTCCCCTTCGAGCGCGGATGGATCGGCTTTCTCTGCTACGAACTGGCGCAACTGATCGAGCCAACCTCGCTCACTCGGGGTCGTCTACTGCCCGGCTGGCCGCTCGCTGGCGGCTGGACCTGCGATGCGGCGCTCATCCATGACGCCCACAGCGGACAGTGGTGGCACAGCGGCCCGGCGTCGCGCCTGCCCGTGCTCGAGGCGCGCCGGGAGCACGCGCTGATTCACTCGATGCGCGCCGATCAGGCCGAAGGCACCTTCGCCGCCCAAGTCAGCCGCGTGCGTGACGCGATCCTGAACGGCGATCTCTTTCAGGCAAACATTGCGCAGCGTTGGAGCGGAAAGCTGACCGGCTCGCCCCGCGCGCTCGCGGTGGCCGCGCTCGAGGCGAGCCAGGCCCGCTATGGCGCCATCATCGAGCGCCCCGATGGTGCTGCGGTCATCTCCATGAGTCCCGAGCTCTTCCTCGAGGTCGATCGTTGCGGCGGAGTTGTCACCCGCCCCATCAAGGGCACCCTGCCCCGGGAGCGCGACCCCTCGGAGCTTCGGCGAAGCGAGAAGGATGCCGCCGAGCTCGCGATGATCGTCGACCTGATGCGCAATGACTTGTCGCGCGTCTGTCGACCGGGAAGCGTGCGCGTGGTGAGCGCAAGGGAGATCGAGACCCATCCAGCGCTTCATCACGCGGTCGCCGAGGTCCGGGGACGCCTTCGCCATCGAGTCGGTGTGCCCGAGCTGCTTTGGGCGACCTTCCCCCCGGGCAGCGTCACGGGCGCTCCCAAGGTCGCGGCGATGCGACTGATCGATGCACTGGAGGGTGCGCCGCGCGGTCCCTACTGCGGCGCGGTCGGTTGCGTCGCTGACCATGGAACGGCGGTGTTCAATGTCGCGATCCGCACGATCGTGCTTGACGCGCCCGAGAGCGACGGCACTTGCACCTTCCGCTACTCGGCGGGGTGTGGCATCGTGAGCGACTCCGATCCCGCACGCGAGGAAGCGGAGAGCGAGCTGAAGCGCGCCGTCCTCGATCGAACGGCGCAGGCGCTCTCATCGGCCGCAGGTTCGACCGTCACGCCGCACGAAGCGGTCGCTGCTTCTGCTGCGCGGCAATGA
- the nadC gene encoding carboxylating nicotinate-nucleotide diphosphorylase — MLRDLNTLQLPALFAELLPAAQLRRECRRIVREDLGRGDVTSRLTIPASALGRAALVAREGCTLAGLPAVKVLAESNFKGLHLRAKARDGETISAGRLVATIEGSVRGILAAERSVLNLLGRLSGVATVTAAFVAKIRSVRGARAQLLDTRKTTPGLRNFEKYAVRCGGGALHRVGLFDAILVKDNHLAALSSAREPALERLKRVLERSMRSRPKWRFVEVEVDTLEQFSEILAWPSGTVDMVLLDNMSPGQLARAVAMRERARSPIVLEASGGVRLETVAAIARTGVDRISAGAVTHAARSIDFSLEVEVGRSTRAAVASGSTTRRHD, encoded by the coding sequence GTGCTTCGAGATCTCAACACGCTCCAACTCCCCGCGCTCTTCGCCGAGCTTCTCCCCGCGGCGCAGCTCCGACGCGAGTGTCGTCGCATCGTTCGGGAGGATCTCGGGCGCGGCGATGTCACCAGCCGCCTGACCATTCCCGCGTCGGCACTCGGCCGCGCCGCCCTTGTGGCGCGGGAGGGCTGCACACTCGCGGGCCTTCCCGCCGTGAAGGTCCTCGCCGAGTCGAACTTCAAGGGGCTTCATCTGCGAGCGAAGGCGCGCGATGGCGAGACGATCTCCGCCGGCAGACTGGTGGCGACGATCGAAGGATCGGTTCGTGGAATCCTCGCCGCGGAGCGATCGGTGCTCAACCTGCTCGGGCGTCTCTCGGGCGTGGCCACTGTGACGGCGGCGTTCGTGGCGAAGATTCGTTCGGTCAGGGGCGCCCGGGCGCAGCTTCTTGACACGCGCAAGACAACGCCGGGTCTTCGGAACTTCGAGAAGTATGCCGTGCGCTGTGGCGGGGGAGCGCTCCATCGAGTCGGCCTCTTCGACGCGATCCTCGTGAAGGACAATCACCTCGCCGCGCTCTCAAGCGCACGCGAGCCGGCACTCGAGCGCTTGAAGCGCGTGCTTGAGCGCAGCATGCGGTCGCGGCCCAAGTGGCGCTTCGTGGAGGTGGAAGTCGACACGCTTGAACAGTTCAGCGAGATCCTTGCATGGCCATCGGGTACGGTTGACATGGTGCTCCTTGACAACATGAGTCCGGGGCAGCTCGCGCGCGCGGTGGCGATGCGCGAGCGGGCCCGCTCTCCTATCGTGCTCGAAGCATCGGGCGGTGTGCGCCTCGAGACGGTGGCCGCCATCGCCCGAACCGGGGTTGATCGCATTTCCGCTGGCGCCGTCACGCACGCGGCACGCTCGATCGACTTTTCGCTGGAGGTCGAAGTTGGCCGTTCGACTCGAGCGGCGGTCGCGAGCGGCTCCACGACGAGGCGCCATGACTGA
- a CDS encoding HIT family protein produces the protein MSDPAPGPAPSIFTRIMRGEIPSHRVYEDAHVVAFLDVAPVSRGHTLVVPREQVASLHDLSPTAASALGQALPRVARAIMGATGCRAYNLLINSGAEAGQVVMHVHAHLIPKHADGSGLRHEWRATPLDANAGAELAAAIRAALASG, from the coding sequence ATGAGTGACCCAGCGCCCGGCCCGGCTCCGTCGATCTTCACGCGCATCATGCGCGGTGAGATTCCATCACATCGTGTCTATGAAGACGCCCATGTCGTCGCCTTCCTCGATGTCGCGCCGGTGAGTCGGGGTCATACGCTCGTCGTCCCGCGCGAACAGGTCGCGAGCCTGCACGATCTCTCGCCGACCGCGGCCTCGGCGCTCGGCCAGGCCCTTCCACGAGTGGCCCGGGCCATCATGGGTGCGACCGGCTGTCGCGCGTACAACCTGCTCATCAATTCGGGCGCCGAGGCGGGCCAGGTGGTGATGCATGTGCACGCGCACCTGATCCCGAAACATGCCGATGGAAGCGGACTGCGCCACGAGTGGCGCGCGACGCCGCTCGACGCGAACGCCGGCGCCGAACTTGCCGCAGCGATTCGAGCCGCGCTCGCCTCAGGCTGA
- a CDS encoding DUF58 domain-containing protein produces the protein MRRLYHVPLAGVAYFSITVLLGVASAYRPNNLLIWAFAAMLAGVIVSGIISGGMLVRLQVTRTEPRTGRVGEPMSLRYIVRNAVRWWPLFDLSIDEAPVAGPRGWSGAGRSAPAWLLHAGPRETAHVEGMFVPMRRGRFRFEAIQAASAFPFGLLRKIVVFQQPAEVLVLPAIRSLKPGVLRLLAPQGLGGVRTTTRPGPGEDFLGVREYRPGDSPRQIAWRRRAGLDELATVERSTHAPPRLRVILDLTRATSMLRVAPGDDAPARARALEEDAITLVASLVAAADREGYEYALSLHGVDAPRTLLRRGHWHLQRLMALLAAIDLDAPRLPRPDGDREERAAVVHVHVDRVDLDEGREDSVHLAATRLGDLLA, from the coding sequence ATGCGGCGTCTCTACCATGTCCCCCTGGCAGGAGTCGCCTACTTCTCCATCACCGTCCTTCTGGGGGTTGCCTCCGCGTATCGACCGAACAACCTGCTGATCTGGGCCTTCGCCGCAATGCTCGCAGGCGTGATCGTTTCGGGCATCATCTCGGGGGGCATGCTGGTTCGACTGCAGGTCACGCGCACCGAGCCGCGCACGGGGCGCGTCGGCGAGCCCATGTCGCTGCGGTACATCGTTCGCAATGCGGTGCGGTGGTGGCCCCTCTTTGACCTCTCGATCGATGAGGCGCCGGTTGCAGGCCCGCGCGGCTGGTCGGGCGCGGGCCGCAGCGCACCGGCATGGCTGCTTCATGCGGGGCCGCGTGAGACGGCGCATGTCGAGGGCATGTTCGTTCCCATGCGGCGAGGCCGCTTTCGATTCGAGGCGATCCAGGCGGCGAGCGCCTTTCCCTTCGGCTTGCTCAGGAAGATTGTCGTCTTCCAGCAGCCCGCCGAGGTGCTGGTGCTGCCGGCGATTCGATCGCTCAAGCCGGGTGTCCTTCGACTGCTGGCGCCGCAGGGACTCGGTGGCGTGCGAACAACGACGCGTCCCGGCCCGGGAGAGGACTTCCTGGGCGTGCGCGAGTATCGACCCGGCGACAGCCCTCGCCAGATCGCGTGGCGAAGGCGGGCGGGGCTGGACGAACTGGCCACCGTGGAGCGATCGACGCATGCGCCGCCGCGCTTACGGGTGATTCTCGATCTCACGCGAGCCACCTCGATGCTTCGCGTCGCGCCCGGCGACGATGCGCCGGCTCGAGCCCGCGCGCTTGAGGAGGATGCCATCACGCTCGTCGCGAGTCTGGTCGCGGCAGCCGATCGGGAGGGATACGAGTACGCCCTCTCCCTTCATGGAGTCGATGCGCCCCGCACGCTGCTGCGACGAGGGCATTGGCATCTCCAGCGACTGATGGCGCTGCTTGCGGCGATCGACCTCGACGCGCCGCGGCTTCCGCGACCTGACGGCGATCGAGAGGAGCGCGCCGCCGTCGTGCATGTCCATGTCGATCGCGTCGATCTCGACGAAGGTCGTGAGGACTCGGTGCACCTTGCGGCCACGCGCCTGGGAGATCTGCTCGCATGA